A genomic region of Streptosporangium lutulentum contains the following coding sequences:
- a CDS encoding (2Fe-2S)-binding protein encodes MQVSMTVNGEEITREIEGRLLLVHFLRDHLGLTGTHWGCDTSNCGTCVVWLDGEPVKSCTMLAATAGGHEVRTVEDLERDGELDPVQRGFMECHGLQCGFCTPGMMMTARALLDRNPDPSAQEIREAISGQICRCTGYATIIRSVRWAAAHEAGSQAHEADSPTVTTGTAS; translated from the coding sequence ATGCAGGTTTCGATGACCGTCAACGGCGAGGAGATCACCAGGGAGATCGAGGGCCGCCTGCTCCTGGTCCACTTCCTGCGCGACCATCTCGGCCTGACGGGCACCCACTGGGGCTGCGACACCAGCAACTGCGGCACCTGCGTGGTGTGGCTCGACGGTGAGCCCGTCAAGTCGTGCACCATGCTCGCGGCGACGGCCGGCGGCCACGAGGTGCGCACGGTGGAAGACCTTGAGCGGGACGGCGAGCTCGATCCGGTGCAGCGGGGATTCATGGAGTGCCACGGGCTGCAGTGCGGGTTCTGCACGCCCGGCATGATGATGACCGCGCGAGCCCTGCTCGACCGCAACCCCGACCCGTCGGCGCAGGAGATCCGTGAGGCGATCTCCGGCCAGATCTGCCGGTGCACCGGCTACGCGACCATCATCCGTTCCGTGCGATGGGCCGCCGCTCACGAGGCCGGCTCGCAGGCGCACGAGGCGGACTCGCCCACCGTCACCACCGGGACCGCCTCATGA
- a CDS encoding aerobic carbon-monoxide dehydrogenase large subunit: MTTVDQRPASEFENNDQKPVGHGRMLRKEDPRFIRGKGRYCDDVQLPGMLHLAILRSPVAHARIVSIDTSAAEAHPKVKAVVTGAALAEMGLAWMPTLSGDVQAVLATDKVRFQGQEVAFVVAEDRYAARDALELIDVEYDVLEPVIDVRRALDPGAPVIRDDLDGKENNHVFDWETGDEAATEAVFAAADVAVTQDIVYPRVHPAPMETCGSVADYDRIDGRLTLWSTTQAPHAHRTLYAIVAGLPEHKIRVIAPDIGGGFGGKVPIYPGYVCSIVASIVTGKPVKWMEDRSENLTSTGFARDYIMRGEIAATGDGRILAIRTNVLADHGAFNGVAAPVKYPAGFFGVFTGSYDLQAAYCKMTAVHTNKAPGGVAYACSFRITEAVYLVERLVDCLAYELKMDPVELRVKNFIQPEQFPYKTKTGWVYDSGDYEPTMRKAMEIAGYDELRAEQAERRARGELMGIGVCFFTEAVGAGPRKDMDILGLGMADGCELRVHPTGKAVVRLSVQSQGQGHETTFAQIVAEEIGIPPADIDVVHGDTDQTPFGLGTYGSRSTPVSGAAAALVARKVRDKARLIASGMLEVSVADLEWQKGSFHVKGDPGKSVTIQDIAMRAHGAGDLPEGVEGGLEAQICYNPENLTYPHGAYICVVDIDPGTAQVKVRRFIAVDDCGTRINPMIIEGQVHGGLTDGVGMALMEMIAFDEDGNCLGGSLMDYLIPTSLEVPDWETGFTVTPSPHHPIGAKGVGESATVGSPPAIVNAVVDALKPFGIRHADMPLTPSRVWDAMRGAPQPPI, translated from the coding sequence ATGACCACCGTCGACCAGCGTCCGGCCTCCGAGTTCGAGAACAACGACCAGAAGCCGGTCGGCCACGGCCGGATGCTCCGCAAGGAGGACCCGAGGTTCATCCGGGGCAAGGGCCGCTACTGCGACGACGTGCAGCTGCCGGGCATGCTGCATCTGGCGATCCTCCGCTCCCCCGTCGCGCACGCCCGGATCGTGAGCATCGACACCAGCGCGGCCGAGGCGCATCCGAAGGTCAAGGCGGTCGTCACCGGGGCCGCCCTGGCCGAGATGGGGCTGGCCTGGATGCCGACCCTGTCAGGCGACGTGCAGGCCGTCCTGGCGACCGACAAGGTCCGCTTCCAGGGCCAGGAGGTCGCGTTCGTCGTGGCGGAGGACCGCTACGCGGCCCGCGACGCCCTCGAACTGATCGATGTCGAGTACGACGTGCTCGAACCCGTGATCGACGTCCGCAGAGCCCTCGATCCCGGCGCGCCCGTCATCCGCGACGACCTGGACGGCAAGGAGAACAACCACGTCTTCGACTGGGAGACCGGGGACGAGGCGGCCACCGAGGCGGTGTTCGCGGCGGCCGACGTCGCCGTCACCCAGGACATCGTCTATCCCCGCGTGCACCCCGCGCCGATGGAGACCTGCGGGTCCGTCGCCGACTACGACCGGATCGACGGCAGGCTGACGCTGTGGTCCACGACGCAGGCGCCACACGCCCACCGCACGCTGTACGCGATCGTCGCCGGCCTGCCCGAGCACAAGATCCGGGTCATCGCGCCGGACATCGGCGGCGGCTTCGGGGGCAAGGTCCCGATCTATCCCGGCTACGTCTGCTCGATCGTGGCCTCGATCGTCACCGGCAAGCCGGTGAAGTGGATGGAGGACCGCTCCGAGAACCTCACGAGCACCGGCTTCGCCCGCGACTACATCATGCGCGGCGAGATCGCGGCGACCGGGGACGGGAGGATCCTGGCCATCCGCACCAACGTGCTCGCCGACCACGGCGCCTTCAACGGGGTCGCCGCGCCGGTGAAGTACCCGGCCGGTTTCTTCGGCGTGTTCACCGGCAGTTACGACCTGCAGGCCGCCTACTGCAAGATGACGGCCGTCCACACGAACAAGGCGCCGGGCGGCGTCGCCTACGCCTGCTCGTTCCGGATCACCGAGGCCGTGTATCTCGTCGAGCGCCTGGTCGACTGCCTGGCGTACGAGCTCAAGATGGACCCGGTCGAGCTGCGCGTCAAGAACTTCATCCAGCCCGAGCAGTTCCCTTACAAGACCAAGACCGGCTGGGTCTACGACTCGGGCGACTACGAGCCGACCATGCGCAAGGCCATGGAGATCGCCGGCTACGACGAGCTGCGCGCGGAGCAGGCCGAGCGGCGCGCCCGCGGCGAGCTGATGGGAATCGGCGTCTGCTTCTTCACCGAGGCGGTCGGCGCGGGTCCGCGCAAGGACATGGACATCCTGGGGCTGGGCATGGCCGACGGGTGCGAGCTGCGCGTCCACCCGACCGGCAAGGCCGTCGTGCGCCTGTCGGTGCAGAGCCAGGGGCAGGGCCACGAGACCACCTTCGCGCAGATCGTCGCCGAGGAGATCGGCATCCCGCCCGCCGACATCGACGTCGTGCACGGCGACACCGACCAGACGCCGTTCGGGCTCGGTACCTACGGCAGCCGGTCCACCCCGGTGTCCGGCGCGGCGGCGGCCCTGGTGGCCCGCAAGGTGCGCGACAAGGCGCGCCTCATCGCCTCGGGGATGCTGGAGGTCTCCGTCGCAGACCTGGAGTGGCAGAAGGGCTCGTTCCACGTCAAGGGCGACCCGGGGAAGTCCGTCACGATCCAGGACATCGCGATGAGGGCACACGGCGCGGGAGACCTGCCCGAGGGGGTCGAGGGCGGGCTTGAGGCGCAGATCTGCTACAACCCGGAGAACCTCACCTACCCGCACGGCGCCTACATCTGCGTCGTCGACATCGACCCGGGCACCGCCCAGGTCAAGGTGCGGCGGTTCATCGCGGTGGACGACTGCGGCACCCGGATCAACCCGATGATCATCGAAGGCCAGGTGCACGGCGGTCTCACCGACGGCGTCGGCATGGCCCTGATGGAGATGATCGCCTTCGACGAGGACGGCAACTGCCTGGGCGGATCGCTCATGGACTATCTCATCCCGACCTCGCTGGAGGTTCCCGACTGGGAGACCGGGTTCACCGTGACCCCCTCGCCGCATCATCCGATCGGCGCGAAGGGCGTCGGCGAGTCGGCGACGGTCGGCTCCCCTCCGGCGATCGTCAACGCGGTCGTCGACGCGCTCAAACCGTTCGGCATCCGCCACGCCGACATGCCACTCACCCCCTCGCGGGTGTGGGACGCCATGCGTGGCGCGCCGCAGCCGCCGATCTGA
- a CDS encoding AAA family ATPase yields MNQIFADAAEVQRRLDDMDYLVDEGTASALFFALTLGQPLLLEGEPGVGKTTAAKALARALVTPLIRLQCYEGLTASEALYEWNYQRQLLAIRLAESRRDNLTDADLFSEEFLQERPILRAIRHSGPMPPVLLIDEIDRADDEFEALLFEFLGESSITIPELGTFTAKRRPIVVLTSNRSRDLHDALRRRCLYHWIDFPPAERAAEILRRSVPAANEPLIRSVTAFIGRVRLLDLDKAPGMAEAIDWVSALSALGATDLVREDVVRTLSTIAKTPDDCDAITGALGHLGRAHGATA; encoded by the coding sequence GTGAACCAGATCTTCGCCGATGCCGCCGAGGTCCAGCGACGCCTGGACGACATGGACTACCTGGTCGACGAGGGCACCGCCTCGGCGCTGTTCTTCGCGCTGACCCTCGGTCAGCCCCTGCTCCTGGAGGGTGAGCCCGGCGTCGGCAAGACGACCGCGGCCAAGGCCCTGGCCCGCGCCCTGGTCACGCCCCTGATCCGGCTGCAGTGCTACGAGGGGCTGACGGCGAGCGAGGCGCTCTACGAGTGGAACTACCAACGGCAGCTGCTCGCCATCCGGCTGGCCGAGTCGCGGCGGGACAACCTGACCGACGCCGACCTGTTCAGCGAGGAGTTCCTGCAGGAGCGCCCGATCCTGCGGGCCATCCGGCACAGCGGGCCGATGCCGCCCGTGCTGCTGATCGACGAGATCGACCGCGCGGACGACGAGTTCGAGGCGTTGCTGTTCGAGTTCCTCGGCGAGTCCTCGATCACGATCCCGGAGCTCGGCACGTTCACGGCGAAGCGCCGGCCGATCGTCGTCCTGACCTCCAACCGCAGCAGGGACCTGCACGACGCGCTCCGGCGGCGCTGCCTGTACCACTGGATCGACTTTCCCCCGGCTGAGCGGGCCGCGGAGATCCTGCGTCGTTCGGTTCCGGCCGCGAACGAGCCCCTGATCCGGTCGGTCACCGCGTTCATCGGCCGCGTGCGCCTGCTCGACCTCGACAAGGCGCCCGGCATGGCGGAGGCGATCGACTGGGTCTCCGCCCTGTCCGCGCTCGGCGCGACCGACCTGGTCCGGGAGGACGTCGTCCGGACACTCAGCACCATCGCGAAGACACCGGACGACTGCGACGCGATCACCGGGGCACTCGGCCATCTGGGCCGTGCCCACGGCGCGACCGCCTGA
- a CDS encoding SRPBCC family protein, whose protein sequence is MRIDHEFTVGVPIDQAWAVLTDLEGIAPCMPGAQLTGVDCDVYSGKVKVKVGPVVSEYAGTVRFVEKDDTNHRAVIDAKGRDSRGAGNASAVITARLRADGAHTVVTVDTDLKISGKIAQLGSGMIKEVSGKLLGQFAACLEGKLAVGVPATPAADPGSPGVARPDEVRKTPARPGPALQEAADANAAPRETSEADTPSRETDGTDAVPEGTGKADTPSRETAETGEAPSGTGDADPARGRVITPASDAEPLDVMSIAGSSVYKRALPVTVALLVVLAVVVYLLVA, encoded by the coding sequence ATGAGGATTGACCACGAGTTCACCGTCGGCGTTCCGATCGATCAGGCGTGGGCGGTGCTCACCGATCTCGAGGGCATCGCCCCGTGCATGCCCGGCGCTCAACTGACCGGGGTGGACTGCGACGTCTACTCCGGCAAGGTGAAGGTCAAGGTCGGCCCTGTCGTCTCCGAGTACGCCGGCACGGTCCGGTTCGTCGAGAAGGACGACACGAACCATCGCGCCGTCATCGACGCCAAGGGCCGCGACTCGCGCGGGGCGGGCAACGCCTCGGCGGTCATCACCGCGCGGCTCCGGGCCGACGGCGCGCACACCGTCGTCACCGTCGACACGGATCTGAAGATCTCCGGCAAGATCGCCCAGCTCGGCAGTGGAATGATCAAAGAGGTCTCCGGGAAGCTGCTCGGCCAGTTCGCGGCCTGCCTTGAGGGAAAGCTCGCGGTCGGCGTCCCCGCCACCCCGGCCGCGGACCCCGGTTCGCCCGGCGTCGCCCGGCCGGACGAGGTCCGAAAGACGCCGGCGCGTCCCGGCCCGGCACTCCAGGAGGCGGCCGACGCCAATGCGGCACCCCGGGAAACGAGCGAAGCCGATACGCCGTCTCGGGAAACAGACGGAACCGATGCGGTACCCGAGGGAACGGGCAAGGCCGATACGCCGTCCCGGGAAACAGCCGAGACCGGGGAAGCACCCTCGGGAACGGGCGACGCCGATCCGGCGCGCGGACGCGTCATCACCCCGGCGTCCGACGCCGAACCGCTGGACGTGATGAGCATCGCCGGCAGCTCCGTCTACAAGCGGGCGCTTCCCGTCACCGTCGCCCTTCTTGTCGTCCTCGCCGTCGTCGTCTATCTCCTTGTCGCGTAA
- a CDS encoding XdhC family protein: MLSGISTRMRELVADRVPFVHAVVVRAHFPTAVSPGDDAIVLLDGSIEGFVGGQCAESSVRTAALGALRDGRSVLLRVLPEGELDFPESPGAQVVVNPCLSGGALEIFLQPLLPSPVIWIVGRSPIAEALAELARPLDLTVRRAADERGPAGATAVVVCSHGRDEIAAIRAALDAGVEYVGLVASHRRGTAVLAEMELTEAERRRVRSPVGLRIGARTAPEIALSILAEIVAAIRTRGLTPAATPSGPPGGEPSTPTSGSPAGGPATAVPGPGGGPATAPKAQAVDPICGMTVTLSPGTPHLAVGGEDVWFCGPGCRRRYAEEGGL; encoded by the coding sequence ATGCTTTCCGGCATCTCGACGCGAATGAGGGAACTGGTCGCCGACCGCGTTCCGTTCGTCCACGCGGTCGTGGTCCGCGCCCATTTCCCGACGGCGGTCAGCCCCGGCGACGACGCGATCGTCCTGCTCGACGGCTCCATCGAGGGTTTCGTCGGCGGCCAGTGCGCCGAGAGCTCCGTGCGCACGGCTGCTCTCGGCGCGCTTCGGGACGGCCGGTCCGTGCTGCTGCGGGTGCTGCCGGAAGGCGAGCTGGACTTCCCCGAGTCTCCCGGCGCCCAGGTCGTGGTGAACCCCTGCCTGTCCGGCGGCGCGCTGGAGATCTTTCTCCAGCCGTTGCTCCCGTCGCCGGTGATCTGGATCGTCGGCCGGTCGCCGATCGCCGAGGCGCTGGCCGAGCTGGCCCGCCCGCTGGACCTCACCGTACGGCGGGCGGCGGACGAGCGGGGTCCGGCGGGCGCCACCGCGGTCGTGGTGTGCAGCCACGGGCGCGACGAGATCGCCGCCATCCGCGCCGCGCTGGACGCCGGGGTCGAGTACGTCGGCCTGGTCGCCAGCCACCGGCGCGGTACGGCGGTGCTGGCGGAGATGGAACTCACCGAGGCCGAACGCCGGCGGGTCCGTTCGCCGGTCGGGCTCCGGATCGGGGCCCGTACCGCGCCCGAGATCGCCCTGTCGATCCTGGCGGAGATCGTCGCCGCGATCCGCACCCGGGGACTGACCCCGGCGGCGACGCCTTCCGGCCCGCCCGGCGGCGAACCCTCGACGCCGACTTCCGGGTCGCCGGCCGGCGGACCCGCGACGGCGGTTCCCGGACCGGGCGGCGGACCCGCGACGGCCCCGAAGGCGCAGGCCGTCGACCCGATCTGCGGCATGACCGTGACCCTCTCCCCCGGCACGCCCCACCTGGCCGTCGGCGGTGAGGACGTGTGGTTCTGCGGACCGGGTTGCCGCCGGCGCTACGCGGAGGAAGGAGGGCTGTAG
- a CDS encoding 2Fe-2S iron-sulfur cluster-binding protein — protein MDTTSSAISLRVNGETYSLTVDNRTTLLDALRERLDLTGTKKGCDHGQCGACTVLLDGRRANSCLQLAVAAEGRAVTTIEGVADGERLHPVQQAFLDFDGYQCGYCTAGQVCSAVAVIEEHAAGWPSAATADVRPEAGPPSLDDDEIRERMSGNLCRCGAYVSIVRAVAAAASQAAAERESAGDTVQAGGARVTA, from the coding sequence ATGGACACCACGTCCAGTGCCATTTCGCTACGTGTCAACGGCGAAACATATTCACTCACGGTCGACAACCGCACCACCCTGCTCGACGCCCTGAGGGAACGCCTCGATCTGACAGGGACGAAGAAGGGCTGCGACCACGGGCAGTGCGGAGCCTGCACCGTGCTCCTCGACGGCCGGCGGGCCAACTCCTGCCTTCAGCTCGCGGTCGCCGCCGAGGGGCGCGCGGTCACCACGATCGAGGGCGTGGCCGACGGCGAGCGGCTGCATCCGGTGCAGCAGGCGTTCCTCGACTTCGACGGCTACCAGTGCGGCTACTGCACGGCCGGTCAGGTCTGCTCCGCGGTCGCCGTGATCGAGGAGCACGCCGCGGGCTGGCCGAGCGCCGCCACGGCCGACGTCCGGCCCGAAGCGGGGCCGCCCTCACTCGACGACGACGAGATACGGGAGCGGATGAGCGGCAACCTGTGCCGGTGCGGAGCGTACGTGTCGATCGTGCGCGCGGTCGCGGCGGCGGCGTCGCAGGCGGCGGCGGAACGCGAATCCGCCGGTGACACGGTTCAGGCCGGCGGGGCGCGGGTGACGGCATGA
- a CDS encoding FAD binding domain-containing protein, with the protein MREFGYRRVTEVPEAVALLTTNPEARFLGGGTNLVDLMKAGVENPSLLVDVRELPLDRIEVADDGALKIGATVTNSDLAANPEVRRRYPALAQAVLAGASGQLRNMATVGGNLLQRTRCGYFGDTAQPCNKRVPGSGCPALKGEHHNHAILDWSEHCVATHPSDMGVALAAFDAVVSVHTADGPAELSLPEFYLPVGDTPHRETALPPGALITGVTLPAAPVAALSRYRKVRERASYAFANGSIAAALDVEDGTVRDVRLAFGAVASRPWRAREAERALTGGPATAEAFAAAADAELAAARPLTHNGYKVPLIRNLVVTMLTELTQEAVR; encoded by the coding sequence ATGAGAGAGTTCGGCTACAGGCGCGTGACCGAGGTGCCCGAGGCGGTCGCCCTGCTCACCACGAACCCCGAGGCCCGCTTCCTCGGCGGCGGCACCAACCTCGTCGACCTGATGAAGGCCGGCGTGGAGAACCCCTCGCTGCTGGTCGACGTCCGCGAGCTCCCGCTCGACCGGATCGAGGTCGCGGACGACGGGGCACTGAAGATCGGCGCGACCGTGACCAACAGCGACCTCGCCGCGAACCCCGAGGTCAGACGCCGCTACCCGGCACTGGCCCAGGCGGTGCTCGCGGGCGCGTCCGGCCAGCTGCGCAACATGGCCACCGTCGGGGGGAACCTGCTGCAGCGCACCCGCTGCGGGTACTTCGGCGACACGGCCCAGCCGTGCAACAAGCGGGTGCCCGGCAGCGGGTGCCCGGCGCTCAAGGGCGAGCATCACAACCACGCCATCCTCGACTGGTCCGAGCACTGCGTGGCCACCCATCCCTCGGACATGGGAGTGGCGCTCGCCGCCTTCGACGCCGTCGTCTCCGTTCACACGGCTGACGGACCCGCCGAGCTGTCACTGCCGGAGTTCTATCTTCCGGTCGGCGACACCCCGCACCGCGAGACCGCGCTGCCGCCCGGCGCGCTGATCACCGGAGTGACCCTTCCGGCCGCCCCGGTGGCGGCCCTGTCCCGTTACCGCAAGGTGCGGGAGCGCGCGTCCTACGCGTTCGCCAACGGCTCGATCGCGGCCGCCCTGGACGTCGAGGACGGCACCGTACGGGATGTGCGGCTCGCCTTCGGTGCGGTCGCGTCCCGGCCGTGGCGCGCGCGGGAGGCCGAACGAGCGCTGACCGGCGGACCGGCGACGGCCGAGGCGTTCGCCGCCGCGGCCGACGCCGAGCTGGCCGCGGCCAGGCCCCTGACGCACAACGGGTACAAGGTGCCGCTGATCCGGAATCTGGTCGTGACCATGCTGACCGAGCTCACCCAGGAGGCCGTCCGATGA
- a CDS encoding xanthine dehydrogenase family protein molybdopterin-binding subunit, producing the protein MTTQTAPSASAPSTAVASTGTAVTTAAPTRSSGAVGTSHTRLEGRAKVTGAARYAGEVPFAELAYGWLVTSTVARGRIRSIDTEPVLAMPGVISVLHHENAPRLRPGVGMMGPDATLQILQDDRVPHFGWSVALVVAETPEQARAGAEALSVTYDEEPHDVVFSGDHPGLYTPDGGIRGNTDMENGDVEAELAASPVVVDQRYTTPEEYHSAMEPHAAVVRWENGRLEAIDSNQGSHAVAQDLAKLFFLDATSVRVRSEHVGGAFGSKGLMRPHLILAAMAATVLDRPVRVVLTRRQMFSLVGLRPATAQRVRLGAAPDGRLRALDHEAASFSSTVHEYTEQSGQPSRVMYAAGALRTRTRVVRLDTPTPSFMRAPGWAPGSFALESAMDELAERVGLDPIELRLRNEPGVAPASGLPFSSRNLVACFEEGARRFGWADRDPRPGSRRDGRWLVGTGVAAAAHAAGTVPSSASLTAEADGAFTVRIAAADIGTGARTALAQIAADALAVPVKTVRVKIADSDFGHAFLAGGSLGTASWAWAITEAAAALRERLTLVDHIPGEGITARADTTDLVKAMKGQERHAFGAQFAEVAVDVTSGEVRVRRMFGIFAVGRVVNPLTARSQLVGGMTMGLSMALHEEGIRDTASGGLVNADLAGYHVASNADVPVIEVDWVDDPDTYNPTGIKGLGEVGIVGTAAAIANAVRHATGVRHRDLPIRLDRVLAAGTAIENGGAAR; encoded by the coding sequence ATGACCACGCAGACCGCCCCGTCCGCGTCCGCCCCGTCCACCGCGGTGGCCTCCACCGGCACGGCCGTCACCACCGCCGCGCCCACCCGCTCCTCCGGCGCCGTCGGCACCTCGCACACCCGGCTGGAGGGCCGCGCCAAGGTCACCGGAGCGGCCCGCTACGCCGGGGAGGTGCCCTTCGCCGAACTCGCGTACGGCTGGCTGGTGACCTCGACCGTGGCCCGCGGCCGGATCCGTTCCATCGACACCGAGCCCGTCCTCGCGATGCCCGGCGTGATCTCCGTCCTGCACCACGAGAACGCGCCGCGCCTGCGGCCGGGAGTGGGCATGATGGGGCCCGACGCGACCCTGCAGATCCTGCAGGACGACCGGGTGCCGCACTTCGGCTGGTCCGTGGCGCTGGTGGTCGCGGAGACCCCGGAGCAGGCCAGGGCGGGGGCCGAGGCGCTTTCCGTCACCTACGACGAGGAGCCGCACGACGTCGTCTTCTCCGGCGACCACCCCGGCCTGTACACCCCGGACGGCGGGATCCGGGGCAACACGGACATGGAGAACGGGGACGTCGAGGCCGAGCTGGCCGCGTCCCCCGTGGTGGTGGACCAGCGGTACACCACGCCCGAGGAATACCACAGCGCGATGGAGCCCCATGCCGCGGTGGTGCGGTGGGAGAACGGCCGGCTGGAGGCGATCGACTCCAACCAGGGCTCCCACGCCGTCGCACAGGACCTGGCCAAGCTGTTCTTCCTCGACGCGACCTCGGTGCGGGTGCGGTCGGAGCACGTCGGCGGGGCCTTCGGGTCCAAGGGCCTGATGCGCCCGCACCTGATCCTCGCGGCGATGGCCGCCACCGTGCTCGACCGGCCGGTCCGGGTCGTCCTCACCCGCCGGCAGATGTTCTCGCTGGTCGGACTCCGGCCCGCGACGGCACAGCGGGTCCGGCTGGGCGCCGCCCCCGACGGGCGGCTGCGGGCGCTCGACCACGAGGCGGCCTCGTTCTCCTCCACCGTCCACGAGTACACGGAGCAGAGCGGGCAGCCCAGCCGCGTCATGTACGCCGCCGGCGCGCTGCGCACCCGCACCAGGGTGGTACGGCTCGACACGCCGACCCCGTCCTTCATGCGCGCCCCGGGGTGGGCTCCCGGCTCGTTCGCCCTCGAGTCGGCGATGGACGAGCTCGCCGAGCGGGTCGGCCTGGACCCGATAGAGCTCCGCCTGCGCAACGAACCCGGGGTCGCACCCGCGTCCGGGCTGCCGTTCAGCAGCCGCAACCTCGTCGCCTGCTTCGAGGAGGGAGCGCGCCGGTTCGGCTGGGCGGACCGGGACCCGCGTCCCGGGTCGCGCAGGGACGGGCGGTGGCTGGTCGGGACCGGTGTGGCCGCGGCGGCCCACGCGGCCGGGACCGTACCGTCCTCGGCGTCCCTCACCGCCGAGGCGGACGGCGCCTTCACGGTACGGATCGCCGCGGCCGACATCGGGACCGGCGCCCGTACCGCGCTGGCCCAGATCGCCGCCGACGCGCTGGCGGTGCCCGTGAAAACGGTCCGGGTGAAGATCGCGGACAGCGATTTCGGGCACGCGTTCCTCGCGGGCGGTTCCCTGGGCACCGCCTCCTGGGCCTGGGCGATCACCGAGGCGGCGGCCGCGCTCCGGGAGAGACTGACCCTCGTCGACCACATCCCGGGTGAGGGGATCACGGCCCGGGCGGACACGACGGATCTGGTCAAGGCCATGAAGGGGCAGGAACGTCATGCCTTCGGCGCGCAGTTCGCCGAGGTGGCGGTGGACGTGACCAGCGGGGAGGTGCGAGTGCGCCGGATGTTCGGGATCTTCGCCGTGGGCCGGGTCGTCAACCCGCTGACCGCGCGCAGCCAGCTCGTCGGCGGGATGACGATGGGACTGTCCATGGCGTTGCACGAGGAGGGGATCAGGGACACCGCGTCCGGCGGCCTGGTGAACGCCGATCTCGCGGGCTACCACGTGGCGTCCAACGCGGACGTGCCCGTGATCGAGGTCGACTGGGTCGACGACCCGGACACCTACAACCCCACCGGGATCAAGGGCCTCGGCGAGGTCGGAATCGTCGGGACCGCGGCGGCCATCGCCAACGCCGTCCGGCACGCGACCGGCGTACGCCACCGGGACCTGCCCATCCGCCTCGACCGCGTGCTGGCGGCCGGGACCGCGATCGAGAACGGCGGAGCGGCGCGGTGA
- a CDS encoding FAD binding domain-containing protein, with product MQVPAPLEYERATSVDHAIGLLERLGGSARLLAGGHSLLPMMKLRLANPEYLIDINELHGELGYIRMEPARIRIGAMTRHRELLESDALAATFPIFRDAERVIADPVVRNRGTLGGSLCQADPSEDLSAVCTTLGASCVIRNRTGERVVTMEEFHRGPYETAVGDGEMLIEIRIPVREGGSSAYEKVERRAGDWAIASAGTAVWLDGEVIADARVGLAAVGPNTTGLPAVSEALRGRRPSEELYERAGALAAESCDPVTDMRGSADYKRHLAKELTKRALRRSVARINEGA from the coding sequence ATGCAGGTTCCGGCCCCGCTGGAATACGAGCGTGCCACCAGCGTCGATCACGCCATCGGGTTGCTGGAGCGGCTGGGCGGCTCCGCGCGGCTCCTCGCGGGTGGCCACAGCCTGCTCCCGATGATGAAGCTCCGGCTGGCCAACCCGGAGTATCTGATCGACATCAACGAACTCCACGGCGAACTGGGCTACATCCGGATGGAGCCGGCCCGGATCCGTATCGGCGCGATGACCCGGCACCGCGAGTTGCTCGAGTCGGACGCGCTCGCCGCGACTTTCCCGATCTTCCGTGACGCCGAGCGGGTCATCGCCGATCCGGTCGTCCGCAACCGCGGCACCCTGGGCGGCTCGCTGTGCCAGGCCGACCCGTCGGAGGATCTGTCCGCGGTGTGCACCACCCTCGGAGCAAGCTGCGTGATCCGCAACCGGACCGGCGAGCGGGTCGTGACGATGGAGGAGTTCCATCGCGGCCCCTACGAGACCGCCGTCGGGGACGGCGAGATGCTGATCGAGATCCGCATCCCGGTGCGGGAGGGCGGGTCCAGCGCCTACGAGAAGGTCGAGCGCCGCGCGGGCGACTGGGCGATCGCGTCCGCGGGCACGGCCGTCTGGCTGGACGGCGAGGTGATCGCCGACGCCCGGGTGGGCCTCGCCGCGGTGGGCCCGAACACGACGGGACTCCCCGCGGTCTCCGAGGCGCTGCGCGGGAGACGACCGTCCGAGGAGCTCTATGAGCGGGCCGGCGCCCTCGCCGCGGAGAGCTGCGACCCGGTCACCGACATGCGCGGCAGCGCCGACTACAAGCGCCACCTCGCCAAGGAACTCACCAAGCGGGCCCTGCGCCGGTCCGTCGCCCGGATCAACGAGGGGGCCTGA